The genome window ACGTCCAACGCGACCGAGGCGCTCGGCAGCATCCGGACCGAGATCGGCGTCGACCAGAACGAGTACCTGGCGGCCGGCGGTCGCGAGGTGCACGCGATCGTGTCGGTCAGCACCGCCGACTCCGGGAGCGCGGCTCCCACCCGTGCCATCGCGGCCGCCTCGGCGCGGCGTGCCGATCGCAGCTACGGCGCCAAGCCCGCGCCGGTGGCCAGCACCGACGGCCCGCCGTCCGTGGTCTTCATCGCCGACTGCTCGCGGTCGCTGGCCGAGCCGGGACGGCTGGAGGGCGTCAAGGCCGCGCTGCACGCCGGGATCGACGGCCTGCCCGAGGGCGCGCGGTTCGCGGTGATCGCCGGCCGCGCGGACAGCCAGGCCGTCTATCCCGAGGACGGCGGCACCGAGCCGGTGACGAAGGCGTCGCGCGCCGCGGCGAAGGCGGCGGTGGACCGGCTGACGGCCTACGGAGGGCGCGAGATCGGGCTGTGGCTCAGCCGCGCGGCCCGGATGTTCGCGCTCGGATCCGGGCCGGTCCGGCACGCGATCATCATCGTCAACGGCCGCGACGAGGGCCTGCACCCCTCGCGCCTGGCGATGACCGCACGCGCCTGCACCGGGCTGTTCACAGCCGACTGTCTGGGCCTGGGCGACGACTGGGACGTGCACGAGATGCGCCTGGTCTCCGAGCAGCTGTCCGGGACGGTCGCGCTGGTCGCCGAGCCCGCGGCGCTGCCGCAGGCGGTGCGTGAGGCGACGGTCGGCGCGGCGGCGAAGCGGGTCGCGGACGTCGAACTCAGCGTGTGGACGCCGAGCGGCGCGGTGATCCGGTACGTGAAGCAGGTCGATCCGGTCCTGCGGGACCTGACGGACAACCGGATCGCCGGCGACGCGGTCCGCACGGTCGGCTTCCCGACCGGCGCGTGGGGCCCGGAGACGCGGACGTTCCACATCTGCGTCGAGGTGGCCCCGGGCGAACTCGGCCAGGAGAAGCTGGCGGCGCGCGTACAGCTCACGGCGCGCGGGCCGGAGGCCGTGGAGGTGCTCGGCGAGGGCAAGATCCGCGCGGTCTGGGTCGACGACGAGACGCTGGTGATGCGCGTCGTGTCGAAGGTCGGCCCCTACGCCGGGCAGGCCGAGGCCGAGGTCTGGGTCGACCCCGAGATCGGCGACCTGGAACGGGAACTGGCCGGCCTGGCCGACGAACTGTCGCAGGCCGAGGCCGAACTCGCCGAGGTCCGCAACCTGCTCGCGGTCTTCGGCCGGGCCCACGCGCGCATGTTCGCGCCGCTGCTGGCCGAACTCGACGAGATCGAGGCCCGCATCGCCGAGGTCCACGCGGCCCGCAGCGGCCGCGCGGACGACCAGCGCGACGCCGAGACCGCGCGCGAGCGCGCCCAGCAGTCGGCACGCCAGGCGGACGAGGAGAAGGTCCGCGCCACCCGCGCCGAACCGCCCCGCCCGGCCCCGACCGGCGAGGCCAAGCGCATGTACCGCAAACTGGCCCGCCGCTGCCACCCCGACCTGGCCGACGACGAGTCCGACCGCCAGCGCCGCGAGGTGTTCATGGCGCGCGTGAACGACGCCTACACCCGCGGCGACATCGGCCTGCTGGCCCAGCTCTCGCGCGAGTGGGACGCGGAGGGTCCGGACAGCGCCGGCACCAAGCCGCCGAAGGACCCGGGCGAGCGCCGGAAGCTGAAGGAGCACCTGCAGCAGGCACTGTCCTCGGTCCACAACCGACTGGACCGCATCCGCGAGGAACTGTCGGCGGCCCGCGAGTCGGAGCTCGGCCGGATCGTGTTCGCGCCGGGACAGGACGCCGGGATGCCGGCCGCGATGCGGCGGCTGGACTCGATGGCGGACAAGCTCAAGGCACTGGTCGACGAGCGGCGGCGGATGCTGGAGGGGCTCCTGGACGCCGCGGCTGAAGCGGCGGCCGCGAGCGCCGCCGCGGATGCCGGAGTGGGGGACGAGAGCAGGCGGTGAGCGGCGGGCGATGAGCGTGGGGGGCGGCGCGGCGGAGGGCGGCTTGCCGGGCTCAGGGGACTCGGCGGGCTCGGAGTCGGTGGCTGCGGAGGGCGGCTCGGCGGGCTCGGAGTCGACTGCGGGGCAGAGCGGCTCGGCGGGCTCGGAGTCGGTGACGGCGCAGAGTGGCTCAGCGGACTTGGAGCCGGCGGCTGCCGGGGTGCCGGAATCGCGGCCTGCGGCGTCCGAGGTCGAGGCGTTCGGCGCATCAGCGCTCGCGGACACCGGCGACTCCCCGCTGGCGCGCCGCCTGTCCGAGCTCGGTCTCCACGACGGCCCGCGCGTGGTCTGGCGCCGCCCCTTGGCTCCCCGACTCCGCATCCGGGTGCGCGAGGACGACGCGCTCCTGGTGTCCATGCCCGACGACGCCACTCCCGTCGCCGTCATCGATCCGGCCACCGGTGCCGACAGCCCGCCGCCGGCCGAGGGTTCATGGCCGGCACCTGTG of Catenulispora sp. MAP5-51 contains these proteins:
- a CDS encoding protein kinase, with protein sequence MTEPGRVIGGRYRLVDRLGSGAFGQVWRAYDMHLGVDVAVKQVLLPMEGKGPQAAERVARAAREARNTARLRDCPNIVTVHDVHIENGAPWIVMQLVKGESLAERLAHRGPLTENNAVALARDLLRALAAAHAAGIVHRDVKPGNVLLAGDGTALLADFGIAVRFDDARVTRTGTFIGSPGYVAPERVISQDAGAIGDLFSLGATLYEAVEGLPAFRADIIGSVVAGQPAPMRRGGRLTALITRLLDKDPATRPDVAAAFALVGDWTPPPTVEAPGSAARPPAQDVQLGVEWVEHFAFVNERLRNDDVAAGRGARTSNATEALGSIRTEIGVDQNEYLAAGGREVHAIVSVSTADSGSAAPTRAIAAASARRADRSYGAKPAPVASTDGPPSVVFIADCSRSLAEPGRLEGVKAALHAGIDGLPEGARFAVIAGRADSQAVYPEDGGTEPVTKASRAAAKAAVDRLTAYGGREIGLWLSRAARMFALGSGPVRHAIIIVNGRDEGLHPSRLAMTARACTGLFTADCLGLGDDWDVHEMRLVSEQLSGTVALVAEPAALPQAVREATVGAAAKRVADVELSVWTPSGAVIRYVKQVDPVLRDLTDNRIAGDAVRTVGFPTGAWGPETRTFHICVEVAPGELGQEKLAARVQLTARGPEAVEVLGEGKIRAVWVDDETLVMRVVSKVGPYAGQAEAEVWVDPEIGDLERELAGLADELSQAEAELAEVRNLLAVFGRAHARMFAPLLAELDEIEARIAEVHAARSGRADDQRDAETARERAQQSARQADEEKVRATRAEPPRPAPTGEAKRMYRKLARRCHPDLADDESDRQRREVFMARVNDAYTRGDIGLLAQLSREWDAEGPDSAGTKPPKDPGERRKLKEHLQQALSSVHNRLDRIREELSAARESELGRIVFAPGQDAGMPAAMRRLDSMADKLKALVDERRRMLEGLLDAAAEAAAASAAADAGVGDESRR